The DNA region AGAGGCACGGCTGGACAGTGGTGGTGCGGCGGCCGGCgtggtggtggccggtggtggTGCACGTTGATGGGTGAGAGTGCTTGTGGAGTTGTGGTGTATCGTGAGAGACTGAGAGAAATCAGAGAATGAGAGTGAAGAGCGTGAGAGAGATCTGACGTGATGAGTGCGTGAGAGAGGAGTTGGGGTCTAGGGTGCAAATTAGAAttctcagggggttcaaaaaataaatactaCAGGGGGGTaagtaggaattttttttttcagggggttcaactgaaccccgAGTTGAACCCCCTGGGCTGgctgtgggtccgcccctgtcAACGAACAAAACTCAAGACAAGAACAAAACAGATattttcaactccaaaaacaaaatcaaatcgaaaaaacaacaacaaccacaacaACAATACTGCAAAATTTGTGAAAGAATCAAGAGATTTTACCTGAATCAAGAGGGAAGAAAGAGCCACTCCATGAATCGGGAGAGCAAGAACGAGAGAGCGAGATTGCAGAGAGAGTGAGATCGGGATTTGCAGAGAGAGTGAGATCAGGAGAGCGAGAACGAGAGAACGAGATCGCGAGAGGGTGAGATCGGGAGCGAGAACGAGATCGAAAGAGCGAGATTGCAGAGAGTGAGATTGGGAGCGAGAACGAGAGAGTGAGAGACACGAGCAATGAGGGATTTTCCAATTACTTCCAATTTTGAGGGTATTTTGATTACCCTATAATCCCTTCATTAAATTACCTCTTTTAATTACCAGTATTTTCACAATTCCACAAATAGACATCCAAACTAGGTATTTCAATTTAAAGGATTTAAAATACCCTCTAGAATTACATTCCCCCCAAAAATCACcccatccaaacacaacctaagcctaaagaaaataatatttctcttttttttataagcaataagaattatattgaagaTAAGTACAAatggtacttcaacccaatacaagaaaaaaaaatgtagagGAAGAGATAAAAGCTAGAAATTGTAAAGTTTTTATAAATGAGCTAGCTGCTACCGTTATTAATTGCTTTCATATAATAGTGTATGAAATAACTGAGGTAACTAGCTGCAGTAATTAATTGCTTTGATGTAATAGCTCAGTTATTTCAAATTTACAAAGCAAATAGAATTGCATAATCAGTTTACTAAAATGAGGATTTGTAGCAGAACGTTTACATTGGTTTGTTTGTAATTTTAAGCGTACAATAGCTAATGCTCGCATGCATACGTGGTTGAGTCATAGAGAATGAGTGATCcactttttatattttatattatcatAAGAATAACAACTATAACACCTATAACACATtccaaaagattaaaaaaaaaattataactataATCAATCAAATTTCTACTTTGAAAAAAAGAACCTAATAGTTCAAGCCACTCATATACAATATGTATAACCGCAACTCAATGCTCCTATATCACAAACATAAAACCCCATTactatatacacacacacacacacacacatattcaTGCAGTTTTTCATTAACACAACTATATCAATTAGGTTGTTATTCTCTAATTTGGGTAATCATGTATAAGCCTTGCTCCAATGTGCAGAATTATGGTCATGTAAAATGATATTTCTCAAATCTCAAGCATATCCTTTGTGAGTTCTTCAACCAGATCATTTATTATTAGACATTCTATCTCTCTTTCCACTACATTGATCTCATCATTTGTTAATCCAGACCAAGGGATGGATCTCAGGTGTTGAGCAACCAAACTGTCAAGTGAACAAGGAGCAATGTCAGATGGAGGATATACAGAAACTCCGATAATGTTCCATACTAACTTCAACAGTTCCTTTCCTCGAGGTGGCGGCAACATGGAAGAGTTGCTTAATTTCCTTCTGAATTGAGACACCGTCAAAGTCGGTCCGAGAACAACTGACAGTGCCTCATTTAGCAAATCAAGCAGAATCCTGTGGTCTATCTTATTCTGATCCTTTATAGAACTTTCATCATTCTCCTTGACCAAATTCTTTTGGGATTCTTCCACTTCTTCAAAAACAGAGTTGCCAATAGGCTTTCCAAATGTGTCCCCTCTTAATAGAGATTTATCCCATGAACCAAAGTACAGACCAGAAGCAACAAGTAGATCTCTTATGTAAGATTCTGCTGGATCCTCTAATTGAACTAATTCAGACTCATCAGGCTCCTGTTTCATGGTGAAGTCCTCAGGACCATCAGATTCAAGTTGATTGAGTTGTCTCCTTAGCTCTGTCAAATCAGCAAACAAATAGATCTATCATTTAAGAATTTGAAATCTAAACAGGGGGGATTTCTTCACATAGCTCTGAAAAAATTAGTATAAAGGAAAAATTATTCTTTTCCTTGTCACCAACATTTCATACAGggaacacttttttttttcttctcttataTACATTCTAAACAGAACCACTCAATCTGTTATCCAAATCAAAATTCGTAACATTCAGAAAGTTTTGCTAAGATAATTGTAGCCATACTGAAGCAAAGAATCTACACTTTTTTGTTAATTTCATTCTGCTATATAAACATAACATATGGCCAGTTTGAAAAACTTCTGGGTTTATAAGATATTCAAAAGATATATCAAAAGGATCCAGACAAAACTATTCTTATCAAAAGTGgtgaatgaaagaaaaaaatgtatcTTTGTTGCATGACAGAGAAGCAATTTACCCAAGGATGAAAATTCTGAAGCGAAATCAATATCAAATAACCGAACTGATCTTTCAAACTAACTCACTAttcatttgaataaaaaaatcataaaggCTGTTTATTGATATAACTTCATATTGCAGATGGAGTAGAACCATAATAAAAACAATATTAACTGTCTTCCGATGAATCAAATCTGAGATAACATTGCTCAATGCCTAGAAGTTAGAATTGTATCATACCATTCAAACCTGAGCTGATATCTCTAAAAACATGGGCCCCAGCAATATCATCTCTTGAAAACACATCAGGAGTTGATATAGGACTTAAATATTCAGTCCGCCTCCAAAAGTCTTCATGAACACTGCTGCACACAGACGCAGGACTAGGAGGTACCTCAGTGGAGTTTTCCTGAAGAGCATATGACAGAAAATTCGGTGATCAGATAGAATCCatgaaatataataaaaacaaaGATCATCATCAAGAATGGTAACAAAATTATATGACGAACTTACATGCCTCTCACCACAGTTCATAAGAACTGTTGGTCCACTCGTGACATCTCTCACCAAGGGACAATATTCATTGCCATGTGGTTCTACCATTGATTGAATCCTTTTGCCCAAAAGCTTCCCTCTTAGAGCAAGACTGTATCTTAAATTGGAGACCCTTTCTTTAATATTAAATCTGTCTTTTTTCCGTTTTTTAACATCAGCAGACATAGTTTCAACAGCTTCAAGCTTCCTTCGAATATGGCCACCGGATAGAATGTGCCGGTCCTCTAGAAGAAGCTTCCCGAATGATGTTCCTGATCTTGATACAGGAGCAGACAAGGATCTTACAAGGTTCCGAGGGGACAACTCCCTATGGAGCAATATATTGTCATCTAGTTCATGCCTGAAAGATCCTGTTTTCATTTGTGTTTCCTCTTTTGAAATTTCCCTTTCATTGGCACATTTCATCATGTCCCCGGTCTGCTTGAGTCTAACTTTGTGATTGTCTAATGCATATGATCTTGAGTTCCCCTTGGAAATGTCATCATATATTTCACTTTTCACAACATTTCTTAGCCTCTCTGACAAGAACCTCCTGGTATCTCTACTAATAAATTCAGGGAAACTCTGTCCATCGATCTGCATTTCACTTTTGTATGACCTTGTTGATTCCGAGCGGACCAAATTTGAGTCAGCATCTCTAGTCACATTTTCTCTGGCTTGCTTTACTATCTGACGGGCTATAAGTTTAGGATCAGATTGTTTTTTATTGTGAAGTGTCTCAATTTCACTTCCCCGAACCACATAATCCTTTTTGGCAGTTTTTCCTTGCAGTTCATATTTCAAACGCTCTTTCACTTCCTCAAGAAAATCTTCTATA from Lotus japonicus ecotype B-129 chromosome 2, LjGifu_v1.2 includes:
- the LOC130740356 gene encoding uncharacterized protein LOC130740356 isoform X3, which gives rise to MKKLINEELSKQSSNRQNAPSLVARLMGIEMMPLDSKSVAKSDKRINENMGKKFSNKGMSERGSVSWESSNFNSSSQMEFSSFYENTDGDGDGWSRSFGEPRPREHLQEEELQKFKKEFEAYQAARFLECSEFAEIGSVSRQLLVQENPNKVKVAHNSSLQRAATWNLSELDSYSLKKELPDSVGSEYHGDMVKLISSMQRKAFPSKSRTLSRDFEESLMKKSYNRLDTSSSPPRIVILKPGLDSICSHEESWTSSSSDFQGKNSIEDFLEEVKERLKYELQGKTAKKDYVVRGSEIETLHNKKQSDPKLIARQIVKQARENVTRDADSNLVRSESTRSYKSEMQIDGQSFPEFISRDTRRFLSERLRNVVKSEIYDDISKGNSRSYALDNHKVRLKQTGDMMKCANEREISKEETQMKTGSFRHELDDNILLHRELSPRNLVRSLSAPVSRSGTSFGKLLLEDRHILSGGHIRRKLEAVETMSADVKKRKKDRFNIKERVSNLRYSLALRGKLLGKRIQSMVEPHGNEYCPLVRDVTSGPTVLMNCGERHENSTEVPPSPASVCSSVHEDFWRRTEYLSPISTPDVFSRDDIAGAHVFRDISSGLNELRRQLNQLESDGPEDFTMKQEPDESELVQLEDPAESYIRDLLVASGLYFGSWDKSLLRGDTFGKPIGNSVFEEVEESQKNLVKENDESSIKDQNKIDHRILLDLLNEALSVVLGPTLTVSQFRRKLSNSSMLPPPRGKELLKLVWNIIGVSVYPPSDIAPCSLDSLVAQHLRSIPWSGLTNDEINVVEREIECLIINDLVEELTKDMLEI
- the LOC130740356 gene encoding uncharacterized protein LOC130740356 isoform X2, which produces MGGLLHIFEFNQGKMAKKVRTHRKNPGLEAPRNSVDLQVETSKSHRPEGELPYYCQVEEDWSENSRYSNAGSMKKLINEELSKQSSNRQNAPSLVARLMGIEMMPLDSKSVAKSDKRINENMGKKFSNKGMSERGSVSWESSNFNSSSQMEFSSFYENTDGDGDGWSRSFGEPRPREHLQEEELQKFKKEFEAYQAARFLECSEFAEIGSVSRQLLVQENPNKVKVAHNSSLQRAATWNLSELDSYSLKKELPDSVGSEYHGDMVKLISSMQRKAFPSKSRTLSRDFEESLMKKSYNRLDTSSSPPRIVILKPGLDSICSHEESWTSSSSDFQGKNSIEDFLEEVKERLKYELQGKTAKKDYVVRGSEIETLHNKKQSDPKLIARQIVKQARENVTRDADSNLVRSESTRSYKSEMQIDGQSFPEFISRDTRRFLSERLRNVVKSEIYDDISKGNSRSYALDNHKVRLKQTGDMMKCANEREISKEETQMKTGSFRHELDDNILLHRELSPRNLVRSLSAPVSRSGTSFGKLLLEDRHILSGGHIRRKLEAVETMSADVKKRKKDRFNIKERVSNLRYSLALRGKLLGKRIQSMVEPHGNEYCPLVRDVTSGPTVLMNCGERHENSTEVPPSPASVCSSVHEDFWRRTEYLSPISTPDVFSRDDIAGAHVFRDISSGLNELRRQLNQLESDGPEDFTMKQEPDESELVQLEDPAESYIRDLLVASGLYFGSWDKSLLRGDTFGKPIGNSVFEEVEESQKNLVKENDESSIKDQNKIDHRILLDLLNEALSVVLGPTLTVSQFRRKLSNSSMLPPPRGKELLKLVWNIIGVSVYPPSDIAPCSLDSLVAQHLRSIPWSGLTNDEINVVEREIECLIINDLVEELTKDMLEI
- the LOC130740356 gene encoding uncharacterized protein LOC130740356 isoform X1 gives rise to the protein MGGLLHIFEFNQGKMAKKVRTHRKNPGGLEAPRNSVDLQVETSKSHRPEGELPYYCQVEEDWSENSRYSNAGSMKKLINEELSKQSSNRQNAPSLVARLMGIEMMPLDSKSVAKSDKRINENMGKKFSNKGMSERGSVSWESSNFNSSSQMEFSSFYENTDGDGDGWSRSFGEPRPREHLQEEELQKFKKEFEAYQAARFLECSEFAEIGSVSRQLLVQENPNKVKVAHNSSLQRAATWNLSELDSYSLKKELPDSVGSEYHGDMVKLISSMQRKAFPSKSRTLSRDFEESLMKKSYNRLDTSSSPPRIVILKPGLDSICSHEESWTSSSSDFQGKNSIEDFLEEVKERLKYELQGKTAKKDYVVRGSEIETLHNKKQSDPKLIARQIVKQARENVTRDADSNLVRSESTRSYKSEMQIDGQSFPEFISRDTRRFLSERLRNVVKSEIYDDISKGNSRSYALDNHKVRLKQTGDMMKCANEREISKEETQMKTGSFRHELDDNILLHRELSPRNLVRSLSAPVSRSGTSFGKLLLEDRHILSGGHIRRKLEAVETMSADVKKRKKDRFNIKERVSNLRYSLALRGKLLGKRIQSMVEPHGNEYCPLVRDVTSGPTVLMNCGERHENSTEVPPSPASVCSSVHEDFWRRTEYLSPISTPDVFSRDDIAGAHVFRDISSGLNELRRQLNQLESDGPEDFTMKQEPDESELVQLEDPAESYIRDLLVASGLYFGSWDKSLLRGDTFGKPIGNSVFEEVEESQKNLVKENDESSIKDQNKIDHRILLDLLNEALSVVLGPTLTVSQFRRKLSNSSMLPPPRGKELLKLVWNIIGVSVYPPSDIAPCSLDSLVAQHLRSIPWSGLTNDEINVVEREIECLIINDLVEELTKDMLEI